The Pseudonocardia broussonetiae DNA segment CGGGCGAGCGCGCCGACCGGCGCGCCCGCGAGGCCGTCGCCGCGCAGCACGTGCACGCACACCAGCTCGGCCGACCCGGCGCGCTGGGCGATCCGCGCGGCCCGGCGCAGGACCGTCTCGCTCTCCGGGCCACCGGTCAGCGCGACGACGACGCGCTCGCGGGTCTCCCAGGTGTCGGTGACGCCGCGGTCGGTGCGGTGGCGCTGCAGCGCGACGTCGACCTGGTCGGCCACCCACAGCAGCGCCAGCTCGCGCAGGGCGATGAGGTTGCCGGGCCGGAAGTAGTTGGACAGGGCCGCGTCGACCTTCTCCGCCGCGTACACGTTGCCGTGCGCCATGCGGCGGCGCAGCGCCTCCGGGGTGATGTCGACGAGCTCGATCTGCTCGGCGCGGCGCACCACCTCGTCCGGCACGGTCTCGAGCTGGCGGACCCCCGTGATGCGCTCGACGACGTCGTTGAGCGACTCCAGGTGCTGCACGTTGACCGTCGTGAGGACGTCGATGCCCGCGTCGAGCAGCTCCGCGACGTCCTGGCAGCGCCGCGCGTGCCGGGAGCCGGGGGCGTTGGTGTGGGCCAGCTCGTCGACGACGGCGACCTCGGGGCGGCGGGCCAGCACGGCGTCGACGTCCATCTCCTCCAGGACGGCGCCGCGGTGCACCGACCGGCGGCGCGGCACGACCTCGATCCCCTCCACGAGCTCCGCGGTGCGGGCGCGGCCGTGGGTCTCGACGAGGCCGATGACGACGTCCGTGCCGCGCTCGCGGCGCCGGTGGGCCTCGCCGAGCATCGCGAAGGTCTTGCCGACCCCCGGTGCCGCGCCGAGGTAGATCCGCAGCTCACCGCGCTCACCCACGTGGACCATCCTCCTCTCCTGCTCCCGCCCCGTCGGAGGCTCCCGGCTCCGTTGCACGCTCCCGTCCCCCCGTTGCAGGAAAGCCACGTTCACGCAATCCGACGGCGGGAACGTGGCTTTCCTGCAAGTCCCGGTCAGCCCCGCCGCGCCCCCACCACCGCCAGGTTCAGCTCCGTCACGTTCACGGTCGGCTCGCCGAGGAACCCCAGGGCCCGGCCGTCCGTCGCCCCGGCCACCAGCGCCCGGACCTCCTCCTCGCCGAGCCCCGTCACCCGCGCCACCCGCGGCACCTGCAGCGCCGCGTAGGCGGGGCTGATGCCCGGGTCGATCCCCGAGGCCGAGCTCGACACCGCGTCCACCGGCACCGCGGCGACGTCGACGCCCTCGCGGGCCGCGATCGCCTCCCGCCGCGCCGCGACCGTCGCGACCAGCCCCTCGTCGAAGCCGCCGAGGTTGGCGCCGGCCGACGTCGACGGGTCGCCCGGGCCCAGGCCCAGCCCGTCCTGCGCCGTGGCCGAGGGCCGGGTGTGGAAGAAGGGGTCGGCGGCCGGGTCGGCGGCGACCGGGTCGATCCCGATCAGCGACGACCCCACGGCCGTGCCGTCCGCGGAGCGCAGGATCGAGCCCTCCGCCGGCCCGGACAGCCCCGGCAGGCGGGAGACCAGCCAGATCCCCAGGGGGTAGGCGAGCCCGAGCAGCAGGGTCAGGACGAGCAGCACGCGGACGGCGGCCGCGGACTGGCGGGCGATGGTGGTGAGCATCAGATCCCCGGGATGAGGCGGACGAGCAGGTCGATGAGGAAGATCCCGACGAACGGCGTGACGACGCCGCCCAGCCCGTAGATCAACAGGTTGCGGCGCAGCAGGTTCGCCGCGCTCGTGGGGCGGTAGCGCACGCCGGTCAGCGCCAGCGGGATCAGCGCGACGATGACCAGCGCGTTGAAGACCACCGCCGACAGGATCGCCGACTGCGGCGTGGCCAGCGCCATGACGTCGAGCCGGCCGAGCTGCGGGTACAGCGCCGCGAACATGGCCGGCAGGATCGCGAAGTACTTGGCGAGGTCGTTGGCCACCGAGAACGTCGTGAGCGCGCCGCGGGTGATGAGCAGCTGCTTGCCGATCTCGACGATCTCGATCAGCTTCGTCGGGTCGGAGTCGAGGTCGACCATGTTGCCGGCCTCCTTGGCCGCGGCCGTCCCCGTGTTCATGGCGACGCCGACGTCGGCCTGCGCGAGCGCGGGGGCGTCGTTCGTGCCGTCACCGGTCATGGCGACCAGCCGTCCGCCCTCCTGCTCCTTCCGGATCAGCGCGATCTTGTCCTCGGGCGTGGCCTCGGCCAGCACGTCGTCGACGCCGGCCTCGCGCGCGATGGCCGCCGCGGTGAGCGCGTTGTCACCGGTGACCATCACGGTGCGGATGCCCATGGCCCGCATCGCGTCGAACCGCGCGCGCATGCCCGGCTTGACGACGTCGGAGAGCCGGACGACGCCGAGCACCCGGTCGCCGTCGGTGACGACCAGCGGCGTCGCGCCCTCGCCGGCGATCCGGTCGACGACCTCCCGCACCTGCGCCGACGGCGCGGCCACCCGGGCCAGCACCGCCGACGCCGCGCCCTTGCGGATCTCCCGCCCGTCGGCGTCGACGCCCGACATCCGGGTCTGCGCGGTGAACGGGACGAACTCCAGCACGGCCTCGTCGGCCGTCGCCTCGGCCGGGAGCCCGTGCTCGGCCGCGCACAGCGCGACGATCGAGCGGCCCTCGGGCGTGGTGTCGGCGAGGCTGGAGAGCCGGGCCGCGGCCGCGAGCTCCGCGGGCGGCGTCCCGTCGACGGGGACGAGCCCGGTGGCCTGCCGGCTGCCGAAGGTGATGGTGCCGGTCTTGTCGAGCAGCAGCGTGTCGACGTCGCCCGCGGCCTCCACGGCCCGCCCGGACGTCGCCAGCACGTTGCGCTGCACGAGCCGGTCCATCCCGGCGATCCCGATGGCGGAGAGCAGCGCGCCGATCGTCGTCGGGATGAGGCAGACCAGCAGCGCCGTCAGCACGACGAGCGACTGCTCCCGCCCCGAGTACGCCGACATCGGCTGCAGCGCCACGACGGCCAGCAGGAACACGATCGTCAGCGCGGACAGCAGGATCGTCAGCGCGATCTCGTTGGGCGTCTTCTGCCGCTGCGCGCCCTCGACCAGCGCGATCATCCGGTCGACGAACGACTCCCCCGGCCGCGTCGTGATCTCCACGACGATCCGGTCCGAGAGCACGGTCGTGCCGCCGGTGACCGAGGAGCGGTCGCCCCCGGACTCCCGCACGACCGGCGCGGACTCGCCGGTGATCGCCGACTCGTCGACGGTGGCGATGCCCTCGACCACGTCGCCGTCGCCGGGCACGAGCTCCCCCGCCTCGACCACGACCCGGTCGCCGATCGCGAGCTGCGTGCCGGGCACGCGCTCCTCGGTGCCGTCGGCGCGCAGCCGCCGCGCGACCGCCTCGGTCTTCGTGCGGCGCAGCGCCTCCGCCTGCGCCTTCCCGCGGCCCTCCGCCACGGCCTCGGCCAGGTTCGCGAACAGGACCGTGAACCACAGCGACACCGCGATGAGCACGGAGAACACGCTCGGGTCGAGCACGGTCAGGACGGTGACCAGCACCGACCCGACCCAGACGACGACCATCACGGGGTTGCGCAGCTGCGTGCGCGGGTCGAGCTTGCGCAGCGCCGCGGGCAGCGCGGCCACGAGCTGCGACGGCGCGAAGGCGCCCGCGGCGACCGGCGACTGCTCCGGCCGGTCCCGCACGGGGGGTCGGGGGGTGGCAAGGCCGGCGGTCACAGCAGTGCCTCCGCGAACGGGCCCAGCGCGAGCGCCGGGAAGAAGGTGAGGGCGGCGACGAGGACGACGGTGCCGCCCAGGAGCACGCCGAACAGGGGGCCGGAGGTGGGCAGGCTGCCCGCCCCCGGTGCGGTGCGGCGCTGCGTGGCCAGCGACCCGGCCAGGGCGAGCACCGCGAGGATCGGCACGAACCGGCCGACGAGCATGGCGATCCCGAGCGAGGCCTGGAACCAGCCGCTGGTGGCGGTCAGCCCGGCGAACGCGCTGCCGTTGTTGCCGCCCGCGCTGGCGTAGGCGTAGAGCACCTCGGACAGGCCGTGCGGGCCCGAGTTCGCCAGCGCGGCGTCGATCTCCGCGGGCTGGGCGAGCGCGGCGCCGGTGCCGAGCAGCACCACCGTCGGCATCGCCAGGATCGCGACGGCCGCGGCCGTGATCTGCACGCGCCCGAGCTTCTTGCCCAGGTACTCCGGCGTGCGCCCGACCATCAGCCCGGCCAGGAACACCGCGACCACGGCGAGCACGAGGATGCCGTAGAGCCCCGCGCCGACCCCTCCCGGCGCGACCTCCCCGAACAGGATGGCGAGCAGCGCCGTCCCGCCGCCGAGGCCGGTGAAGCCGTCGTGCGCGCTGTTGACCGCGCCCGTCGACGTGCCGGTGGTGGAGATCGCGAACAGCACCGACCCCGGGATCCCGAAGCGCGTCTCCTTGCCCTCCATCGCCCCGCCGGCCAGCAGGTGCGCGGGGCCGTTCGGGAACGACTCGGCCAGCCAGGCCACCGCGAGCAGCAGCCCCCACAGCCCGGCCATCACGGTGACGAGCAGCCGGCCCTGGCGGACGTCGCCGATCATGGTCCCGAACGTGCGCGTCAGGCACACCGGGATCACCAGCAGCAGGAAGACCTCGAGGAGGTTCGACAGCGGGCCGGGGTTCTCGAAGGGGTGCGCGGAGTTGGCGTTGAACACGCCGCCGCCGTTGGTGCCCAGCAGCTTCACGGCCTCCTGGCTCGCCGCGGGGGCCAGCGCGATGGTGCTCGTCGAGCCGTCGACGCCGGTGACGTCGACGCCCGCGCGCAGCGACATCGTCACGCCCATTGCGAGCAGGACCACCGCCGCGACCACCGAGACCGGCACCAGGATCCGCACCACGCCGCGGGTCAGGTCGACCCACAGGTTGCCGATGCGCCCGTCGCCGCCGCTGCGGGCGAACCCGCGCACCAGCGCGACCGCCACGGCCATCCCGACCGCCGCCGACACGACGTTCTGCACCGTCAGCCCGGCCATCTGCACGAGATGGCCCATGACGGTCTCGGGCACGTAGGACTGCCAGTTCGTGTTGGTCACGAACGACACCGCGGTGTTGAACGCGACGCCCGGCTCCACCGCTCCCCGCCCCAGGCTCAGCGGGAGCAGGCCCTGCAGGCGCTGCAGCAGGTAGAGGAACAGGACCGAGACGAACGAGAACGCGAGCAGCGCGGCGGCGTAGACCGGCCAGCGCTGCTCGGAGTCCGGGTCGACCCGGACCACGCGGTAGAACGCCCGCTCCACCCGCCAGTGCCGGTCGCTGCCGTAGACCCGGGCCATGTGGTCGCCGAACGGGACGTACACGACCGCGAGCAGCACCAGGAGCGCACCGACCTGCACGAGCCCGGCCACCGTCGTCGTCATCAGAACCGCTCCGGGCGGACCATCGCGACGAACAGGTACGCGAGCAGCGCCAGCGCCAGCACGGCCCCGACGACGTTCGTGGCACTCACAGCCGCTCCAGTCCGCGCAGGACCGTCGCGAGCACCAGGAACCCGCCGACGACCAGCAGCACGTACGCGACGTCCGCCATCACGCCACCCCTCCACCCCACCGGCCGTTCCGGTGGACGGGCCGAGCCTGCGCCGGCCCGGGGCGCCGCGGGCCCGCCGCTACGGGTGCTTGACGGTCGGGGGCCCGGTGTTGACGCGATCTTGACGCGGGGGTGACGGGGGGCACGGCCGCCGTCCCTGCGGTGCCTCGCCGTCGCAGCCTGGCGCCGCACCAGACGGCCGGTGATCGGCGGAAGTGTCACGCCACGGTCGCCGCCGGGGGCCGCCACGTCG contains these protein-coding regions:
- a CDS encoding potassium-transporting ATPase subunit C; amino-acid sequence: MLTTIARQSAAAVRVLLVLTLLLGLAYPLGIWLVSRLPGLSGPAEGSILRSADGTAVGSSLIGIDPVAADPAADPFFHTRPSATAQDGLGLGPGDPSTSAGANLGGFDEGLVATVAARREAIAAREGVDVAAVPVDAVSSSASGIDPGISPAYAALQVPRVARVTGLGEEEVRALVAGATDGRALGFLGEPTVNVTELNLAVVGARRG
- the kdpB gene encoding potassium-transporting ATPase subunit KdpB, producing the protein MRDRPEQSPVAAGAFAPSQLVAALPAALRKLDPRTQLRNPVMVVVWVGSVLVTVLTVLDPSVFSVLIAVSLWFTVLFANLAEAVAEGRGKAQAEALRRTKTEAVARRLRADGTEERVPGTQLAIGDRVVVEAGELVPGDGDVVEGIATVDESAITGESAPVVRESGGDRSSVTGGTTVLSDRIVVEITTRPGESFVDRMIALVEGAQRQKTPNEIALTILLSALTIVFLLAVVALQPMSAYSGREQSLVVLTALLVCLIPTTIGALLSAIGIAGMDRLVQRNVLATSGRAVEAAGDVDTLLLDKTGTITFGSRQATGLVPVDGTPPAELAAAARLSSLADTTPEGRSIVALCAAEHGLPAEATADEAVLEFVPFTAQTRMSGVDADGREIRKGAASAVLARVAAPSAQVREVVDRIAGEGATPLVVTDGDRVLGVVRLSDVVKPGMRARFDAMRAMGIRTVMVTGDNALTAAAIAREAGVDDVLAEATPEDKIALIRKEQEGGRLVAMTGDGTNDAPALAQADVGVAMNTGTAAAKEAGNMVDLDSDPTKLIEIVEIGKQLLITRGALTTFSVANDLAKYFAILPAMFAALYPQLGRLDVMALATPQSAILSAVVFNALVIVALIPLALTGVRYRPTSAANLLRRNLLIYGLGGVVTPFVGIFLIDLLVRLIPGI
- the kdpA gene encoding potassium-transporting ATPase subunit KdpA, which encodes MTTTVAGLVQVGALLVLLAVVYVPFGDHMARVYGSDRHWRVERAFYRVVRVDPDSEQRWPVYAAALLAFSFVSVLFLYLLQRLQGLLPLSLGRGAVEPGVAFNTAVSFVTNTNWQSYVPETVMGHLVQMAGLTVQNVVSAAVGMAVAVALVRGFARSGGDGRIGNLWVDLTRGVVRILVPVSVVAAVVLLAMGVTMSLRAGVDVTGVDGSTSTIALAPAASQEAVKLLGTNGGGVFNANSAHPFENPGPLSNLLEVFLLLVIPVCLTRTFGTMIGDVRQGRLLVTVMAGLWGLLLAVAWLAESFPNGPAHLLAGGAMEGKETRFGIPGSVLFAISTTGTSTGAVNSAHDGFTGLGGGTALLAILFGEVAPGGVGAGLYGILVLAVVAVFLAGLMVGRTPEYLGKKLGRVQITAAAVAILAMPTVVLLGTGAALAQPAEIDAALANSGPHGLSEVLYAYASAGGNNGSAFAGLTATSGWFQASLGIAMLVGRFVPILAVLALAGSLATQRRTAPGAGSLPTSGPLFGVLLGGTVVLVAALTFFPALALGPFAEALL
- the kdpF gene encoding K(+)-transporting ATPase subunit F codes for the protein MSATNVVGAVLALALLAYLFVAMVRPERF